The Pochonia chlamydosporia 170 chromosome 3, whole genome shotgun sequence genome contains the following window.
GTATTGGCTGTTGTTTTAGTTTTGAGACCACATTGTAGGGTTCATTGTTCAAGTTATCGTGCCGTTGTGGTAATAAATTTGCAACTTTGTGTCGTTAAAGTCTACTCTAATCAACCTTTTCCAAACGCCTTGCCTAAACCATGATTAAACCAACACAAAAGGATGAGAACCATCCCGTTCTCAAAGTAAAACTCAGTTTCCCAAATGTCGATTCTCAATATCGAATCCTCACCAAAATACCACATTCCTAACCCTGTTTACCCCTCCCTCGTCCCttttgcttcctcttcttaCTCGCCTGTGCATCACTCGCTGATGCTCCCGACGCAGAATCATCTGCAGTTCGCTTCTTACCCTCCACAGATTTAAGCAGCGCCTTTGCTCGCTCCTCAGCAATCTTCTCAGCCAGCCTACTGCTAATAGACTTGTTGTCCGCCTACATAACACTCGCGCCGTTAGTTCTTGTTCGAAGCTTCCAACGTAATCTTCAGGTAAGAAGGGTCACATACCAGGTCTGCCTTCAAGACCCGAGCCGCAGCCTCTTGGTTCACAACCAGACTTCTCTGCGCTTCCGGCTCCTCAGCCGTCTTGATCTTGCTGAAGTACTGCTGCACACGTTTCAACTCTGCGTATACAGCGTGGTTCTGGGCATCCGCGCCCTGTAATCGCAGATAGGCTGTCGCAGGGGTTAGCGTACCATCTCGTTAGAAAGGTGGAAATGCGGCGACTCACAAAAGAGAAGTGACTCGATGGAATATGCCGTGAGCGAGAAGAGCTTGGCTTTATCGAGGAGTGGTAATTGAGAGGCTCTTTCATTCAGGTTGGTGAGTAGAGGCTCCAACGCATCTTCAAGATTGTCCAGCTGCGAATCTAGCTTGTCTAGATCGGGGAGAATGTCTTTGACGTCGCTCATTGTGAATGTCGCGATTCTGTACTGCGTTTCTATACTTTTTTCCCCTTCGTTTTTGACTAGCCGTGTGTGGGAGTAATGGGTTTGTAAATTCTTGTGAGGTGGTCTTGGTGAGATGCAGAGCTttctttgaagttgacttTATCAAGCGGGGCCCACTTTAATTCTCATGCCAGTTAACTTAACCTAGAGGATGGAAGACCACTACGATTGAAGCGTCGCATTTATCCATTAAATGGCATTTTAATGCTGAATTTGGAGGCATTTTATTAGTCTATAGAACATTTTGCTAATGAGCTTTGCGAGTGTGTTGTTACAATAAAAACGGCCGCCGCTCACAGCGACTTATTCGTTGGCAAGTCACAGCGGgcaatcaagtcaagtgtTCGTTGCAAGCTTCCCCAGCCGGTGTGTAATTCCCATGCCAACGCCAGACCACATTCTTTCCATGCATCctatcaaagaaaataaccGCTAGGTTAttcagcaaaagggaacgctccgctgatgcagagagatagtatgGGTTATATCCCGTTGATACATCCTATATAACGCCCACAACGCACTTCAGAAACCACAGAAGTCACCAATACAAATAATTTGAATAATATTATGAAGCGCCAGTCAAAGCGCTCTTTCTTCGCTATCACACCCAGGAAAACAATACAGGCTATAATTGCAGCCATGTCTTTATTGTCCAGTCGTCTAGCTTCCCAGACTTATCAACAGCTTTTGTGACAAGCTCCTCTGTTTGACGTTGGAGCATTTTCTTCCGAATAGCCTCTTGCTTCTCCAAAGCTTCGGTCGATACATCTGGAATCGACGACATCCCGGGTATCCCAGGTGTTGGAACTCCCGGAACAGACATACCTGGTGGCATTGCGACCCCTG
Protein-coding sequences here:
- a CDS encoding exosome-associated family protein (similar to Metarhizium acridum CQMa 102 XP_007813928.1); this encodes MSDVKDILPDLDKLDSQLDNLEDALEPLLTNLNERASQLPLLDKAKLFSLTAYSIESLLFSYLRLQGADAQNHAVYAELKRVQQYFSKIKTAEEPEAQRSLVVNQEAAARVLKADLADNKSISSRLAEKIAEERAKALLKSVEGKKRTADDSASGASASDAQASKKRKQKGRGRGKQG